The Rhodoferax ferrireducens T118 DNA segment CGAAGCCAAGACCAAGGCCTGATGGGCCAGATGTTGGCATTGGCAGGTCGGCAGGACATCTGTAAGTGATTGATATTGGCATCACCAAGCTGGCCATCATCGGTGGCATCGCCCTGATCGTGATTGGCCCGGAAAAGCTGCCGGGTCTGGCCAAGACCATCGGCACCTTGCTGGGACGGGCGCGGCGCTATGTGGCCGACGTCAAGGACGAAGTCAACCGGTCCATGGATCTCGACGAGCTCAAGAAAATGAAAGACACGGTTGAAAGCGCGGTGCGTGACGTGGACAACACCATCCAGACCAGTGCTGCCGATTTCGAGAAAAACTGGGCCGACGCCACCGCGCAGGCCGCCGACACACCGTTCAATGATTTTTCTCCCACACCCCCGGCCTACCGGCACCCGAACAAAAAATGGCGGGTCAAGCAGGGCGCCACGCCCAACTGGTACAAAGCCCGCGCCGGCATCCGCACCCGAGCGCTGTCAGGTGCCGCTCGCGTCGCCCGGTTTCGGCCGCATAAAGTTAACTGATGACTGATCCCGTCAACAACACAGATGAACTCGCCGGCACTGAACAACCGTTTGTCGC contains these protein-coding regions:
- the tatB gene encoding Sec-independent protein translocase protein TatB, with the translated sequence MIDIGITKLAIIGGIALIVIGPEKLPGLAKTIGTLLGRARRYVADVKDEVNRSMDLDELKKMKDTVESAVRDVDNTIQTSAADFEKNWADATAQAADTPFNDFSPTPPAYRHPNKKWRVKQGATPNWYKARAGIRTRALSGAARVARFRPHKVN